A region of the Streptomyces sp. NBC_00442 genome:
CGAGAGCAGGAACGGGAGCAGGAACGAGAGCCAGGACCAGGGCAACGCCAGGGCCAGGAGCACGAACAGGACCGCAACCCGGACCGGGAGTAAAGCAATGACACGCCAACGCCGCACGCGCTACGGGGTTCCGGTCGCACCGGGCGCTCTGCCGCTGCTGGGACACACCCCGCGCCTGCTGTACGGCTCCCTGCCCTGGCTGCTCCGGTGCCGGGACGGGGATACGGTCCAACGGGTGAAAGTGGGCCCGCGTCCCGCCTACCTGGTTTGCCGCCCTGACCTGGTGCACGCCCTGCTCGTCTCCCACGACTTCGACAAGGGCGGGCCCCTCCTCGACCGGGGCCGTGACCTCCTGGGCGATGGCCTGGGGACCGCCACCGACGCGAACCACCGGCGCCAACGCCGCCTCCTGCAGCCCGCCTTCACCACCGCGCGCATCAACGCGTACGCTACCGTGATGGGGGAGGAGGCCGAGGCTCTGGCCCAATCCTGGCAACCCGGACGCGAGATCGACCTTCTGGCAGACCTGACCACCACCACGATGCGCGTGCTGATCCGCGCCCTGCTGCCCACCATCGATCCGCGCCAGGCGGATCAACTCACCTCGCACATACGGGTATTGATCGCCGGTGTCTTCATCCGCGCGGCCATCCCCCACCCGTGGCTCCATCAGCTGCCCACCCCGGGCAACCGGCGTTTCGACCGCGCCCGGACCGCAGCGCGGGCGGCCGCGGACCAAGTGGTCGCCGCGGCACACAAGTCCCCTTGTTCAGGTGGGGTGTTGACCACGCTGCTGGTCCCGGCGGACGACGCCGGGATCCCCGCGTTCACCGACGAGGAACTGCGCGACCAGGTCATCACCCTGCTCATCGCCGGTGCGGAAACCCTCGCCGCCACCGTGGCATGGCTCTTTCACCTCCTGGCGCGCCATCCGCACGTCGAAGCCCGCCTCCACGCCGAGCTGCACGACACCTTGGCGGGTGCCACGGCGACCGCCGCCGACCTGCCGGCGCTCCCGTACACACGCGACGTCCTGCTCGAAGTGCTGCGCCTGTACCCGCCGGCCCCGTTGCTGACCCGTGTGAGCACCACCGACGTCGTCCTCGGCGGACACCACTTCCCCGCGGGCACCGACTTCTTCTTCAGCGCCTACCAACTCCAGCACGGCCCGGACTTTCCCGACGCCGAGCGCTTCGACCCGGGCCGCTGGAGCGCTCCACTCACCGCCGCCGCCCGCCATGCGTACATCCCCTTCAGCTCCGGACGACGCAAGTGCCTGGGCGACGCGTTCGCGCTGGCCGAAGGCGTCATCCTGATCAGCGCCATCGCATCCCGCCGGCGCCTGCGGCCGGTCCCGGACAGCCGCGTACGCCCACACGTCAGGCTCGCGCTCGCACCAGCGGGACTGCGCATGATCGCCGAACCCCTCCGACGGTGACCGCGAGGGCGTACCTCAAGCTCGACCTCGCGATCCCACCACGTCTTCCCGGCCTCGGGCCGGTGGCTTGCGCCACACGGAGATGTGATGCGCGGAGTCCCGGGTGAACGGGGCACCGCGCCAGTCGGCGACACGGCGTTCCAGCGTGAGCCCGGCGATCCGCGCCATCAGGTCGAGCTCCGCCGGCCAGACGTACCGGTGACGGGAGTCGTCCGCCCTAGCGGCCGTCATCGTCGCCGTCGCGGGTGAAGTGGTGCGACACGAGCATCTGCTCGACCAGGTCGAAGGTGTCGAAGCCGAGATGCCGCTCGGAGACGTCGAGGCCATTGCCTTTCTGCTTGCTCGGCTGTTCGGTACCGCGTGGCAGGGGGAGGCCGGCGTGGCAGAGGCCCCTTCTGCCGGCGCGCGAGCGGGTGCCGGAACCGGCGCGGGACGCGGTGGGGTGGCAGCGGAACGCAGTCGTGGCGGCCGTGGGACCCCGGCTGGACGGCACCACCGACTCCGGCGTCGTTCGTCATGGCTGGACCCGTACGCGGGCGAGTTCCTTGAGTGCCATCCGGGCCGCCGGGGTGCCGGCCGGGGTCTGCCAGTAGGGGTGGCCGGCGATGCGTCGGGAGAGATCTTGGAGGCGTCGGCGGTGTGCGGCCGTGCTGACGGCCGGGTCGGCGGTGGCGAGGTCCCAGTAGGTGGCGTACCAGGCGGTCTGAGCCTCCACGAGGTCGCTGGGGAAGGTGCTCGGGTTCATGGCTCAATTAGATCGCATGTTCGAATTACGAGGCAAAGCAGGGCTCCCGCACGCGGACGGGATGGTGCGCTACTGCCCTGCGCCATCAATCCTTCATCGTGTGCCATCCACCTTTAATGGAAGCGAGTTGATGACATCGAACTTTGATCAGGCCGGGTCAGGAGCTCGGCAAGTGGCGCCGGGGTGGGGGCGGAGGTGGCCGGGGAGTAGCTCGGGGCCTGCTCTCCCGGTGGTGCATGTGTGTGGGGATGGGGTGTGTGGGCGGTAGTCAGCCGTGTGGCTCCACGGGACGCCGCGCCTGGGGCTTGCCCCGTTGGTCCGGCGTCTTTGTCAACTCACTCTTTCGGGTGAGGGGAAGGGGATGGCCAGGTGGGCCTTCCGATCGGCTGGATAGGACCTCTCCGTGTGATCACGGTTTTCGTAGCGTGGCGGTGCCGGGCAGGACCGGATGCGGTCGCCCCCGCCCGAGTCGGGCGGGCCCTCGCCGTCCGGGGTCGCCTGTTCCTACCGATTGCAGGGATGAGCCCATGTCCGACAGCACCACCTCCGGCGTCGAGGACGACCAGAATCTGTGGCGGTCCGTGTGCAACGATGCCTCCTGGGAGGCGGACGTACCGTTCGCCGACCACCTGAGCGTCGCGGCCCCTGCCTCGCGGAGGTGAACGGCACCCTGGTGTGCGTCCACCGCGGCGCCCGCCAGGACGAGAGACGTACCTGCCGCTGCACTGGACCTCCCTCAACCCTGCGCAGGCCGACAAGCTCGCCCAGGAGAAGCAGGCCGAACTGACCGCCGCCAGGAAGAGCACGGCGTCGGCGCAGGACAAGGCCGCGCTGCTCAAGGAGGCCGGCGAGGCGCTGGACGCGGTCCGCAGGTGGACGCCCCCGTCTCGTTCAACGGTGAGCTGCACCTGCTCTACAGCGACGTGGCCAACCACCACATCGAGCACCTGGTCAAGGCCCCCTACGAGTACGACGGCAGCCTGCAGAGGCAGGTGGCCCCGCTGGCACGGCAGAAGCCCAAGCTCTTCTCGTCGGTGCTGCAGGCGATGGACGCGGTGCAGGGCTGGGGCAACCGGTCCTACGCCGGCGGCCTCTCGGTCACCGTCCACGACGGCGCCCTGCGCGTCCTGGTCCGCCCCATCAGCGAGAGCGCCATCGAGGGAGAAGGCGGCCCCCTCTGGCACCCCGTCTACGACGGCAGCACCTGGACCGACCCCGTCGCCCTGGCCGAGGCTTCCCGGCGCAGCTCCGCGCTGCCCTCCTACGACGGCAAACTCCACGCCGTCTACCCCCACTCCACCCGCGACGAGGTCCTCCGCACCACCCTGGGCCCGGACGGCTGGAGCCGGCCGCGGGTCATCGAAGGCCACGCGAGCAGGAACACGCCGGCCCTGCTCCCCTTCCGTGACGGGCAAGGCGAGAGCGAGCGGCTGCTCCTGGTCCACCGGGGCGTCGACCGGTACGTGGCTCCCGAGCTCCACCCGGCCAACCCGCCCGAGGTCCGCACGGTCTTCGACGAGACCTCCAGCCCCCTCGTGACCGACCACTCCCTCGACGCCTGGAGCAGGGCCCAGCACAAGGTCATGGCGCGGGCCGTCGAGTTCACCGACGGCAGCCGCGGCCTTATCGGCGCCTTCGTCGGCAGGTTCACCTGCTACTCCCGATCCGGGGGTTACTACTCGGACGCCAGCAGCATCGACGCGACCCTCATCCTCACGTACCCGAGCAAGGCGACCACGTTCACGCCGATCAGCGTGGAGATCGTCAGGGGGTTCGGCAGCGCGGTGGTGTCCTGGCACCACCTGGAACCCGGCGAATACCAGGTCTCGCTCGTCGACCACGCTGAAAAGACCGAGGGCTACTGGTACACGGCCGAGAGCGCCGGCAACTCCAGCGACATCCCCCTCTCCGTCACCAGCACCCCGATCACCGTCCCCGCAGCCACCTAACCCGCCACCCGACACCAGGCCCGAGAACAGCCGTACGACACCCGGCTCATGCAGATGTCGCCTTGCCTCGCACCAACCCCCGCCAGTCGGATGGCACAAGATCAAGAAGCGATGGCAGAGGACAGTTGTCGAGCGTGACCGGCCCGGTGTGGATGGCGCGCCTGATCGGCCGGGCGGCATCAGCTAGCTGAACAGCGGCAACCGATCCGCGTCCACGCCGAGCCGGTGCCGTTCCGGGGCGGTCAGCGGCACCCGCCCGGTGGCGGCCCGAGCGTAATGCTCGTCGTCCCAGTCCACCGGGACCGTCCGGCCCAGCAGGCCGTCCAGCGTGGCTCGGACGCATGTCAGCCCGGCCGCCGAGGGGTGCCGGGCGTCCGGCAGTCCGACGATCAGGTCCAGGTGGTGGACGGTGGCCTCGACGGCGAGAGTCGTCAGCAGGTCCCCGACGGTGAGCACATGCCCCTGGGTGCCGATCCGCAGGCCGATGTCCGCCCGCCCCGCAGCGACGACCAGGGCCGCCGTCGTCTCCAGGTACAGCTCCCGCAACTGCCCGAAGTCGAGGAACATGCTCGCGCCCACCCGGGACCAGCGCCGCCCGTGAGCCGCCCCCACCGCATCCGGCTGCCAGTCCCGCCAGTACGTGACCGCGTCCCGGTCGGCCGGTCCCTCCGCCGGGCTGTGCAGCGCCACGAGCCCGCGCTGGGCGTCCGCCAGGCAATGGAACACCAGATCCCGCACCGCCCAGCCCGTGCACCCGCTCGGTGTCCACGACTGCGCGTCGTCAACTCTCCGCACGACATCGCCGAACGCGCCGTAGGCCTCGCCCACGGCCTCCACCGCGCCGTTCTCCACGTGACCACCCACGCCGAACCTCCTCCGCACCCGAACCCGCCGGGCCGCCAGCCCGTCCCGACCGGCGGGACCCACGGTGTGCCTTCGCACCACGGAGCGCTTACCCCACCGGTCCCGGGCGACCCGGCGCGAGCCCGCGCCGTCGGCCGGACAGACCCTAGCGCGGGCCCGGCTGCGGCAGTCCCCGTGTGATCCGGTCGAAGAGATCTGTCAGCGGCTCGCTGAGCTCACTGCCGAACTCGGTCAGGCCGTAGGTGACTTGGGGCGGCGTCGTCGGTTCGACGGTGCGCCGGAGCAGGCCGTCGTTGGCCAGGGCGCGCAGGGTCTGCGCGAGCATCTTCTCGCTGATGCCGCGGATGCTGTCGCGCAGCTCGTAGAACCTGAGGTCGTTCTTGCGGAGGGAGATCAGTACCCAGATGCCCCACCTGCTGGTCACGTGGTCGACCACGTCACGTGCGGGGCAGTCCGTGTGAAACACGTCATACCGGGGGCCCGTCTCGACCTGCGTGAGCTGCGCGCCTTCCTTCATGTCGGGAGCTTACCTCTGGGTATGTCCTTACGAAAAGTAAGTCCTGCTCCTAGCGTCAACGCCCTTACTGCACAACGAATATGGAGCGGAACATGATCGTGGTGACCGGGGCTACGGGGAATATCGGCCGGCCTTTGACGCAGGCCCTGGCCGACGCGGGCGAGCAGGTGACGGCGGTGTCGCGGCGCGCCGCGGCGGTTCCGCAAGGAGTCCGGCATCTGACCGCCGACCTGGCCCGGCCGGCGAGTCTGGCGCCCGCCCTGGACGGGGCGAAGGCGTTGTTCCTCCTGCTCTCCGGTGATCTGCACGCCCCCGATGCCAGGCCCGGCGACATCGTCGGCCTCGCGGCGGCCCACGGGGTCCGCCGGGTCGTCCTGCTGTCCTCGCAGGGCGTGGCCACCAGGCCGCTCGGGGCGACGCGGATCGCGATGCGCGCACTGGAGGACACCTTGAAGGAGTCGGGTCTCGAGTGGACGATCCTGCGGCCGGGTGGCTTCGCCTCCAACGCCTTCGCATGGGCCGAGTCCGTCCGCACGCAGCGGACGGTTGCCGCCCCCTTCGGCGACGTCGGGGTTCCGGTCGTCGATCCGGCCGACATCGCCGACGTTGCGGCAGCCTGCCTGCTGGGCGACCGGCACACCGGCGGGACCTACGAGCTCACCGGGCCGCAGGTGGTGACGCCGCGTCAGCAGTCGGAGACGATCGCCGCCGCACTCGGTGTGCCGGTGCGTTTCCACGAGCTCACCCGCGATGAGGCCAAGGCCGCGATGACGCAGTTCGTTCCGGCGGAACTCGCCGACGACACCCTGGACATCATCTCCGCCCCCAAGCCGACCGAACTGCGGATCAGTCCGGATGCCGAGCGCGTTCTCGGCCGCCCCCCGCACTCCTTCGGCGACTGGGTGGCCCGCAACGTCGCCGCCTTCCGCTGAACACCACCTGTACCGAGTGCACTTACGTTCCCCTGCCGCCTGCGATGACGATCGCGGGCGGCGGCCGCCTTTCCGGCGAGGGCGCCGGCACCCGCGCCGTTCGTGGCACCGGTCAGTCCTGCTCGGCCTCGACGCGCTCGCGGCGCGTGGCGAGGGCGTGCTCCGCGATGGCGTCGGCGTGGCGGATGAACTTGTTCCACGGGCCGGGCGTGCCGTTTCCGACCTGGGTGCCCCACCGCGTGTGTTCCGTGGGGATTCCGATGACGTAGAGCCCGGTGTCGGGCGCCCCGTCCTGGTTGAGCGGATGGAAGGGGACGTCCGTGATCGCGACACCGCCGGAACGGAAGGCGTCCGAGCCGCGGGTGTTGACGAATTCCGTCCAGATCCCGCGTTCGAGCAGCCGCCGGGTGAGGGGCGAGGTGTCGGCGGCCACGTTCGGGATCGGGATGCGCGCGTCGATCACGATGTCGACTTCGGTGCGCGAGTTCCCGACCTGGGGGGATTCCACGACGAAACGCCCGCTCGCGGGGTCCGCGGTCAACCTGGTCTTTGGGCCGGCCACGCGGAGCACCCCGCTTTCCACGAGCGCCAGCATGGCCCGTGCCCGGTGCAGGGGAGGACCTGCCGCCAGGAACACCGTCGCGGGGGAGAACCAACGGACCAGGTCGTGTTCGTGCGAGGCCGCCCGCAGGCCGCCGTAGTCCACCAGGGACCGGATCACCGAGCGCGCGTCGCGGATGACCTGGACGGCCGCCTTGAAGGGGTCCGCGTAGTTCCCCCGCACCGTACGGTCCACATCCGTCCGCAACTCCCGCACCAGCGCTCTCCGGAAGGCGTCCGGGTCGGGGAAGTGGCGGTCCGCGAAGGGGCGTCGTGACTCCTCGAAGTCGAAGTGCCCGTGTGCGCCGATGCCGTGCCGTCCCGCGAGGCCGCAGACATCGGGATGACCGTGCTCGGCGGCGGCGGAGACCTCCCGCAGGAACTCCGTCTCCGCCGACGGCCCGCGGCGCAGGCGGAGCACCGTGGCGTGGTGGGCCAGATCCATCTCGGCCACCAGCAGGGGGAAGACGTCGCGGCGGAAGTCGAGGCACCCCCGGTCCGCCCCTGCCAGCACCCGCTCCTCGGTGAACAGCAGCGGTTTGCGGATCGCATCGGCCGGCCGCTGGTCGAAGCCGCGCGACAGCACCGGCATCCCGCTGCGGGATCCGGCCACCAGCACCGGCTCCGCCCCGCTGGGCCGATAGGCCACCGCTCCGTCACCGGCTTCGATGAACCGTCCGCCGCGGCCCGCCGTCAGCGCGACCACGACATCGTAGAAGGACAGGCCGAGCCCGATGATCCCCACCGCCGCGGTGTCGGGAACGCGGTCCAGAGGCATGTCGGCGGCCGCGTCACCCCGCATGTACTGGAGCCGCGGTCGCTCCAGGGCGAAGTCGTGGAGGCGCTGTTCCGCGTCTCCCAGCTTCGGGAGTGTGTGGCCGGTGGCCAGCACCACCTTGTCGACGGCCAGCCTGCCGCCCTTCGCCAGTGTGAGGACGTACTCCGTGGGGCGGGGTTCCAAGTCCTCGACGAAGTCCTGGAGTTGGTGGAGGCGGACGCCTGGCGGGAGTGATCGCACCACGGCGTCCAGCAGGTATTGCAAGTAGTGGCCGTACCGGGCGCGCGGCGCGTAGCCGTCGGGCTTCGCCGACGCCGGGTCGACGCCGGCCCACCACTGCGCGAAGGACGGGCCGGCGCCGGGTCGCACGGGGCCCCCGTCCGAGGGGCCCGAGAACATCGTGATCTCCTGTGCCGCGGTGTTCATCAGGAACCAGTCCGGCTGATCGGACCGCCAGACGCGGCCGCCCGCGAGCGTGTGGGCATCGATGAGGAAGATCTCCACCGGGGCGCCGGGCGGGCAGTCGATCAGCCGGGCAGCGAGGCGCTCCAGGACGCCCATCCCGCGAGGTCCGCTCCCCACCACGGCGACGCGGTGCGCCGACACTTCGGAATCTGCCGCCATGTCCATCCG
Encoded here:
- a CDS encoding SDR family oxidoreductase, translated to MIVVTGATGNIGRPLTQALADAGEQVTAVSRRAAAVPQGVRHLTADLARPASLAPALDGAKALFLLLSGDLHAPDARPGDIVGLAAAHGVRRVVLLSSQGVATRPLGATRIAMRALEDTLKESGLEWTILRPGGFASNAFAWAESVRTQRTVAAPFGDVGVPVVDPADIADVAAACLLGDRHTGGTYELTGPQVVTPRQQSETIAAALGVPVRFHELTRDEAKAAMTQFVPAELADDTLDIISAPKPTELRISPDAERVLGRPPHSFGDWVARNVAAFR
- a CDS encoding cytochrome P450; the protein is MTRQRRTRYGVPVAPGALPLLGHTPRLLYGSLPWLLRCRDGDTVQRVKVGPRPAYLVCRPDLVHALLVSHDFDKGGPLLDRGRDLLGDGLGTATDANHRRQRRLLQPAFTTARINAYATVMGEEAEALAQSWQPGREIDLLADLTTTTMRVLIRALLPTIDPRQADQLTSHIRVLIAGVFIRAAIPHPWLHQLPTPGNRRFDRARTAARAAADQVVAAAHKSPCSGGVLTTLLVPADDAGIPAFTDEELRDQVITLLIAGAETLAATVAWLFHLLARHPHVEARLHAELHDTLAGATATAADLPALPYTRDVLLEVLRLYPPAPLLTRVSTTDVVLGGHHFPAGTDFFFSAYQLQHGPDFPDAERFDPGRWSAPLTAAARHAYIPFSSGRRKCLGDAFALAEGVILISAIASRRRLRPVPDSRVRPHVRLALAPAGLRMIAEPLRR
- a CDS encoding FAD/NAD(P)-binding protein, which produces MAADSEVSAHRVAVVGSGPRGMGVLERLAARLIDCPPGAPVEIFLIDAHTLAGGRVWRSDQPDWFLMNTAAQEITMFSGPSDGGPVRPGAGPSFAQWWAGVDPASAKPDGYAPRARYGHYLQYLLDAVVRSLPPGVRLHQLQDFVEDLEPRPTEYVLTLAKGGRLAVDKVVLATGHTLPKLGDAEQRLHDFALERPRLQYMRGDAAADMPLDRVPDTAAVGIIGLGLSFYDVVVALTAGRGGRFIEAGDGAVAYRPSGAEPVLVAGSRSGMPVLSRGFDQRPADAIRKPLLFTEERVLAGADRGCLDFRRDVFPLLVAEMDLAHHATVLRLRRGPSAETEFLREVSAAAEHGHPDVCGLAGRHGIGAHGHFDFEESRRPFADRHFPDPDAFRRALVRELRTDVDRTVRGNYADPFKAAVQVIRDARSVIRSLVDYGGLRAASHEHDLVRWFSPATVFLAAGPPLHRARAMLALVESGVLRVAGPKTRLTADPASGRFVVESPQVGNSRTEVDIVIDARIPIPNVAADTSPLTRRLLERGIWTEFVNTRGSDAFRSGGVAITDVPFHPLNQDGAPDTGLYVIGIPTEHTRWGTQVGNGTPGPWNKFIRHADAIAEHALATRRERVEAEQD
- a CDS encoding winged helix-turn-helix transcriptional regulator, translating into MKEGAQLTQVETGPRYDVFHTDCPARDVVDHVTSRWGIWVLISLRKNDLRFYELRDSIRGISEKMLAQTLRALANDGLLRRTVEPTTPPQVTYGLTEFGSELSEPLTDLFDRITRGLPQPGPR
- a CDS encoding maleylpyruvate isomerase N-terminal domain-containing protein yields the protein MGGHVENGAVEAVGEAYGAFGDVVRRVDDAQSWTPSGCTGWAVRDLVFHCLADAQRGLVALHSPAEGPADRDAVTYWRDWQPDAVGAAHGRRWSRVGASMFLDFGQLRELYLETTAALVVAAGRADIGLRIGTQGHVLTVGDLLTTLAVEATVHHLDLIVGLPDARHPSAAGLTCVRATLDGLLGRTVPVDWDDEHYARAATGRVPLTAPERHRLGVDADRLPLFS